A stretch of Caenorhabditis elegans chromosome IV DNA encodes these proteins:
- the cla-1 gene encoding Protein clarinet (Partially confirmed by transcript evidence) translates to MASRKSSEYDIRSISEIRQESESDIGKWYEEQLSFMRQSIHDEEEDVGHEIRTDVEEFPLEYVEDQLHFLEGIDVESQHHEPTTSSAFFGTGRSIGEGEKRKYGDDAVEQQKLENYEEEEKTKSSSREAFDDGFETQREESLRAQQTPIDSLPGSRMLKRPNFGFLSNIANDAINKAKEAGSQIQAAVPIKPSSSSSNIVNNNVFSSSKSSTSLGTSAPTKSIPSPQIGIPMDGLSEEERRQIMSVMAAADFDDSVNNVKPSTSGSSNIPAGMEDLSEAEREKIMSVMANAEMEMGARFPPPSSQIPTRSPSVMSSSIMSELPPGLDDLSDDERMKIMAVMAEADMQNVRKPIARGPPPMPPSTSMIPPGMEGLSEEERQKIMSVMANAETDSSSSVITSRQPSRSPSVARMQPQLMPPQQAIPIIPPGLEGLSDEERHTIMSVMAEAEFEESRSQVPSRQPSRSPSFVNPQQSFHPIPSFEPIVPPGLEDLSEEERQKIMSVMMNAEVEESRSQLPSRQPSRSPSVAMIQAPAVPIIPSGMEDLPEAERQKIMSVMAEAEIQNFVPSRSPSNYSMQPVPVIPHGLEDLSEAERQKILSVMAEAEIDSAKIPSRSTSSYSMPPPLPQMSQPEITTGLEHSSEADMEFGRDSSRSHQVIPPGLENLSEEERQQIMSVMAHAELESIIPSGHIDQPISLPRGHTGFKPAGIVNEDELFETERKQREESPTRESGYATSTSYERELAMGDEERMDGLLEDIIRIREGARSRRDSRDEVLHRREEDPEVHTPEESSTAVVTDVPSVSPVTENVPEKQTDDFDFTYSDSRFAEIVQMQEEEEAGSLQKQKVDEKPRMWETVFDGDESELPHQDFVFNEPTTKKTSDFDFPKETDEVFEKPSEIQRIRVTKNHDVDMDEIYDNVIATEAPSSVSQRRQPVDSETSVKSRTIQRGPTKPPPMIKITVEEETKSDSDEESCSEDDEEYPDRVVAAPTAPAPTFEEVENERIRQEELGKEVLQQIMAFGEVANDEFDVQWAKTTTSQTPSTSTKPTVTAPKRSDPIPIAPSQRSKEIEEERIRTEALEEEEFYRHGHNPFLESPEEDEVSINMEDVEYAEIARLYESANQTMRRPGPVYTITEDESEDDGTLSNSESRLVAREKRLMDKKTADSLMAKYQKMKKVQAKQTTTASSTSVTATPAYAIINFSDLKTSTRTTDSNSYFETTKNIPALEIKDPKKDIPPEISASIDKTMAEVDALLGQVYTNEKAIPNLLCFDQSNFSNHPPTSSASTSTADDLILLKNNNSSSPSFLLPLQSSVLGSQLDSVRDDNERNENETTSPRGLKRSPGMLLPSPTSTSIFPMPPTAAESVGAAIGATTASMFGGISVADPPPTMDGLTNSYKWLQNIEDDGNLANNDMGRRKLPSIPPNSSAFPPPTSVTTNVISTDTSMPSTSSGPAPTYVDDYNVTLPSDPIVAESLLKGGSLTRRHQHQQQHQAPVYITSSASRPPSAAGSNIFQESRPTSSLSMYQNDVILSRPGSAASNYTTASTINPTILAGASYSSKASSHIRQPVSVRSPRAQTGTTQTTAASGSASNSIRPSIGSSSVTTRVPNTLARVLLKKELKDVLIQRKQRLEATEIEANQRHYKVQKMLITGLLPEKPEDDIPNIVKCDLPADLVRGVHISMQPPSPAVSAFSPRRYHHPTSVASHQSHPSTFKHMSKSIACQADELPPVKPMISLRTQLDMERRPQLMTYVGKRSAETQTELANYESITPTVRYGSIPRSSRERTASRRYREQQQQIYNQMPQNHNDLLEITKKYFEDYDRQLREFGERARRHSRRRFDFHDDDDQDDMRKNQVMHELARRKERMCASCEILSTTDPIRTALNPNVPMSSDYSSHVPHYGSLPRIDYPRGTRSDVRDFTYRQQHLPQQPPTNYSYNYGSLPRNFERGFSDLPPIEIENEQSFGAPPRHRSNLGYESTSMFNLSDPVYLGYDSIPMVQHQQPRVYDQIPSGYAQDTTNLNSLNQGVRGSDMVSQYASYLNSQFQSGLQQSAQLPQPMIPITRYDAPMSDPYVSSRSRLVDQMNQGYNSNQYHHHSTLLAPKSAQMTHIAPTYNQLAQQQGIPMQNTQMDPLMMSSGRIPSSSSQVYSRNEMNYGSRPAQSSLFEYGNRRQYGAAPPPTYDVPNVSSASDWRTTQQQGLIQQMPMQMQQQQHNTFDARWPKEDALSRMYATASRRRAQGDNSPSFLIDGR, encoded by the exons ATGGCGTCACGGAAGAGTAGTGAATACGACATTAGAAGTATATCAGAGATTAGGCAAGAGTCCGAGTCGGATATCGGAAAGTG GTATGAGGAGCAACTCAGTTTCATGCGACAATCGATCCACGATGAGGAAGAAGATGTGGGGC atgaaattcGAACTGACGTTGAAGAGTTCCCATTGGAGTATGTTGAGGATCAACTTCACTTCCTTGAAG GTATTGACGTAGAGAGCCAACACCATGAGCCCACCACTTCTTCTGCCTTCTTTGGCACCGGAAGATCGATTGGTGAAggggaaaagagaaaatatggTGACGACGCCGTGGAGCAGCAAAAACTGGAGAACTACGAAGAGGAGGAGAAGACGAAGAGTAGTAGTCGTGAGGCTTTTGATGATGGAtttgagacgcagagagaaGAGTCGTTGAGGGCGCAGCAGACACCCATCGATTCACTGCCGGGTAGTCGTATGTTGAAGCGACCCAATTTCGGCTTCCTTTCTAATATTGCAAATGATGCTATTAATAAG GCAAAGGAAGCGGGTTCGCAAATCCAAGCCGCCGTACCCATCAAG ccATCCTCTTCATCATCAAATATTGTCAACAACAATGTCTTCTCTAGCAG caaATCCTCAACCTCCCTAGGCACCAGTGCTCCAACCAAATCTATTCC ctCTCCACAAATCGGTATTCCGATGGATGGTCTTTCCGAAGAAGAACGTCGACAAATCATGTCAGTTATGGCTGCAGCCGACTTTGACGATTCTGTTAATAATGTAAAACCAAGCACAAGTGGTTCATCAAATATTCCAGCAGGAATGGAGGATCTTTCGGAAGCAGAAAGAGAAAAGATCATGTCAGTTATGGCAAATGCAGAAATGGAGATGGGCGCACGTTTCCCTCCTCCTTCAAGTCAAATTCCAACAAGATCTCCCAGTGTTATGAGTTCAAGTATAATGTCCGAATTACCACCTGGACTCGATGATTTGTCAGATGATGAAAGAATGAAAATTATGGCAGTTATGGCAGAAGCTGATATGCAGAATGTGCGAAAACCCATTGCAAGAGGCCCACCACCAATGCCACCAAG CACATCAATGATCCCACCAGGAATGGAAGGTCTATCCGAAGAAGAACGCCAAAAGATCATGTCTGTAATGGCAAATGCAGAGACGGATTCATCGAGTAGTGTAATAACTTCACGTCAACCCAGTAGATCACCTAGTGTCGCTAGAATGCAACCACAATTGATGCCACCTCAACAAGCAATACCAATAATTCCACCAGGATTAGAAGGCTTATCAGACGAAGAACGCCACACAATTATGTCAGTAATGGCAGAAGCTGAATTTGAAGAATCAAGAAGCCAAGTTCCATCCAGACAACCAAGTAGATCGCCGAGCTTTGTTAATCCACAACAATCATTCCACCCCATACCATCATTTGAACCAATTGTGCCACCAGGATTAGAAGATTTATCAGAAGAAGAACGTCAAAAGATCATGTCAGTAATGATGAATGCAGAAGTTGAAGAATCTAGAAGTCAACTACCATCAAGACAACCAAGTCGTTCACCGAGTGTTGCAATGATACAGGCACCAGC AGTTCCAATCATTCCTTCTGGAATGGAAGATTTGCCAGAAGCAGAAAGACAAAAGATTATGTCAGTTATGGCAGAAGCAGAAATTCAGAACTTTGTACCTAGTAGATCACCGAGTAATTATTCGATGCAACCAGTTCCAGTGATACCACATGGATTAGAAGACTTATCTGAAGCTGAACGACAGAAAATATTGTCTGTGATGGCTGAAGCTGAAATCgattctgcaaaaattccaAGTCGATCAACGAGTAGTTATTCGATGCCACCACCGTTACCACAAATGAG CCAACCTGAAATTACAACCGGATTAGAACATTCATCTGAAGCTGATATGGAATTTGGAAGAGATTCGAGTAGATCACATCAAGTCATCCCACCTGGATTAGAAAACTTATCAGAAGAGGAAAGACAACAAATAATGTCAGTAATGGCACATGCAGAGTTGGAAAGCATCATACCATCAGGCCATATCGATCAGCCAATTTCTCTTCCACGTGGACACACTGGCTTCAAACCAGCTGGAATTGTAAATGAAgatgaattatttgaaacagaaagaaaacaaCGAGAAGAATCACCGACACGAGAATCTGGATATGCCACGTCGACATCTTACGAACGAGAATTGGCAATG GGTGACGAAGAGCGGATGGATGGACTACTCGAAGATATTATCCGAATTCGAGAAGGTGCTAGATCAAGAAGAGACAGTCGTGATGAGGTTTTACACAGAAGAGAAGAAGATCCAGAGGTTCATACTCCAGAAGAATCTTCGACGGCGGTAGTGACAGATGTTCCATCTGTGTCACCAGTTACTGAAAatg ttcccGAGAAACAAACGGACGATTTTGATTTCACGTATTCTGATTCAAGATTTGCAGAAATTGTACAAATGCAAGAGGAAGAAGA AGCCGGCTCACTTCAAAAGCAGAAAGTTGATGAAAAGCCACGAATGTGGGAAACAGTTTTTGATGGCGATGAATCAGAGTTACCCCACCAGGACTTTGTTTTCAACGAGCCTACAACAAAGAAAACGTCAGATTTTGATTTCCCCAAGGAGACGGACGAAGTGTTTGAGAAACCATCCGAAATTCAAAGAATTCGGGTCACTAAGAATC atgacgTTGATATGGATGAAATTTACGATAACGTTATTGCCACTGAAGCACCATCTTCTGTATCACAACGACGACAACCAGTAGATAGTGAGACGTCTGTGAAATCTAGAACAATTCAAAGAGGTCCAACGAAACCTCCTCCAATGATAAAAATAACTGTCGAAGAAGAAACAAAATCTGATAGTGACGAAGAAAGTTGTTCAGAAGACGATGAAGAATATCCTGATAGAGTTGTCGCTGCACCAACTGCACCAGCACCAACAtttgaagaagttgaaaatgaaagaattcGACAAGAAGAGTTGGGAAAAGAAGTTCTTCAACAAATTATGGCATTTGGTGAAGTGGCGAATGATGAATTCGATGTTCAATGGGCAAAAACTACAACAAGTCAGACACCGAGTACATCAACTAAACCAACAGTGACTGCTCCGAAACGAAGTGATCCTATTCCAATTGCACCATCACAAAGATCgaaagaaattgaagaggAGAGAATCCGTACAGAAGCACTGGAAGAAGAGGAGTTCTATCGGCATGGGCACAATCCATTTTTGGAATCACCTGAAGAAGATGAAGTG TCAATTAATATGGAAGACGTTGAATACGCTGAAATTGCTCGTTTGTACGAATCAGCAAATCAAACAATGCGGCGCCCAGGACCTGTTTATACAATAACTGAAGATGAATCTGAAGATGATGGTACCTTGAGCAATTCAGAAAGCCGTTTGGTTGCTCGAGAGAAACGTCTAATGGATAAGAAAACAGCTGATTCTTTAATGGCTaaatatcagaaaatgaagaaagtcCAAGCAAAACAAACAACTACAGCTTCTTCAACATCAGTGACTGCAACACCTGCATACGCTATAATCAATTTCTCGGATCTCAAAACTTCAACAAGAACCACTGATTCAAATTCATACTTTGAAACAACAAAGAATATTCCTGCATTGGAAATTAAAGATCCGAAAAAAGATATTCCACCTGAAATCTCAGCGTCAATTGATAAAACAATGGCAGAAGTGGATGCACTACTTGGACAAGTGTACACAAATGAAAAGGCAATACCAAATTTGTTGTGTTTTGATCAAAGCAATTTCTCTAATCATCCACCAACTTCATCTGCAAGTACATCTACTGCTGATGATCTCattctattgaaaaacaacaattcgTCGTCTCCATCATTCCTTCTTCCACTTCAATCTTCAGTCCTCGGTAGCCAATTGGATTCAGTTCGCGATGACAACGAAAggaatgaaaatgaaactaCTTCTCCAAG AGGTCTAAAACGCTCGCCAGGCATGCTTCTTCCTTCTCCAACATCCACAAGTATCTTCCCAATGCCTCCAACTGCTGCTGAATCGGTTGGAGCTGCAATTGGAGCAACAACAGCTTCAATGTTCGGTGGAATCAGTGTAGCTGATCCTCCACCAACAATGGATGGATTGACAAATTCATATAAATGGCTTCAGAATATTGAG GATGATGGAAACCTTGCCAATAACGATATGGGCCGCCGAAAACTTCCATCTATTCCACCTAATTCGTCGGCGTTCCCACCGCCAACATCAGTCACTACAAATGTCATTTCAACGGATACGTCAATGCCTTCCACATCATCTGGTCCAGCTCCAACATACGTTGATGACTATAACGTAACACTGCCTTCTGATCCAATTGTAGCTGAATCTTTACTGAAAGGAGGATCATTGACAAGAAGACATCAACACCAGCAACAACATCAAGCTCCTGTTTATATAACATCGTCTGCAAGTCGTCCACCATCAGCAGCTGGAAGTAATATATTCCAAGAGAGTCGTCCAACTTCCTCGCTCTCAATGTATCAAAACGATGTTATTTTGTCAAGGCCTGGATCAGCAGCAAGTAATTACACTACTGCTTCAACTATCAATCCAACGATATTAGCTGGTGCTTCGTATTCTTCAAAGGCATCTAGTCATATCAGGCAACCAGTATCAGTTCGATCACCACGAGCTCAAACTGGAACAACTCAAACCACTGCAGCTTCCGGTTCTGCTTCAAATTCAATTCGACCATCAATCGGAAGCTCGTCTGTGACAACACGAGTTCCAAACACATTGGCCAGAGTCTTGTTGAAAAAAGAGCTGAAAGATGTGCTGATTCAAAGAAAACAACGTTTGGAAGCTACTGAAATTGAAGCAAACCAACGACATTACAAAGTTCAAAAGATGCTGATAACAGGATTACTACCTGAGAAACCTGAAGATGATATTCCGAACATCGTCAAATGTGATCTTCCGGCAGATTTAGTACGTGGTGTCCATATATCAATGCAGCCACCATCTCCTGCTGTATCTGCATTTTCTCCGAGAAGGTATCACCATCCAACATCAGTAGCATCACATCAATCACATCCATCAACGTTCAAGCACATGTCCAAAAGCATTGCTTGTCAGGCAGATGAACTTCCACCAGTCAAGCCAATGATATCACTTCGAACTCAATTGGATATGGAAAGAAGACCACAATTAATGACGTATGTTGGAAAAAGAAGTGCAGAGACTCAAACAGAATTGGCAAATTATGAATCAATTACACCAACTGTTCGATATGGTTCAATTCCAAGAAGTAGTCGTGAAAGAACTGCATCTCGTCGATATCGAGAACAACAACAACAGATTTACAATCAGATGCCTCAAAATCACAATGATTTGTTGGAAATCACGAAGAAATACTTCGAAGATTACGATCGTCAACTTCGAGAATTCGGTGAACGAGCCCGGCGACATTCACGACGAAGATTCGATTTTCATGATGATGACGATCAAGATGATATGAGAAAGAATCAAGTTATGCATGAGTTGGCTCGACGAAAAGAACGAATGTGTGCAAGTTGTGAAATACTTTCAACTACTGATCCAATTAGAACAGCTTTAAATCCAAATGTTCCAATGTCATCAGACTACAGTAGTCATGTTCCACATTACGGTTCTCTTCCAAGAATCGATTATCCTCGAGGTACAAGATCAGATGTTCGAGACTTTACATATCGTCAGCAACATCTTCCACAGCAACCACCAACAAATTACTCCTACAATTATGGCTCATTACCGAGAAACTTTGAACGAGGTTTCAGTGATCTTCCtccaattgaaattgaaaacgaaCAGTCGTTTGGAGCACCGCCGCGTCATCGTTCAAATCTGGGATACGAGTCAACTTCCATGTTTAATCTCTCAGATCCAGTCTATCTTGGATATGATTCAATTCCGATGGTTCAACACCAACAACCAAGGGTATATGATCAAATTCCAAGTGGTTATGCTCAGGACACAACTAACCTGAACAGCTTAAATCAAGGAGTACGTGGAAGTGATATGGTTAGTCAATATGCAAGTTATCTCAACTCTCAATTCCAATCTGGTCTTCAACAATCTGCTCAACTTCCTCAACCAATGATTCCGATTACAAGATATGATGCACCGATGTCCGATCCTTACGTGTCGAGTAGATCTCGTCTTGTGGATCAGATGAATCAAGGTTACAACTCCAATCAATATCATCATCATTCCACACTGCTCGCACCAAAATCTGCTCAAATGACTCATATTGCTCCAACCTATAATCAACTTGCTCAACAACAAGGAATACCGATGCAAAACACTCAAATGGATCCATTGATGATGTCTTCAGGTAGAATTCCATCTTCTTCGTCGCAAGTCTACTCAAGAAATGAGATGAACTACGGAAGTCGTCCAGCTCAGAGTAGTTTATTCGAATATGGAAATCGCCGACAGTATGGAGCCGCACCACCTCCAACATATGATGTTCCAAATGTATCAAGTGCCTCGGATTGGAGAACAACTCAACAACAAGGATTAATACAACAAATGCCGATGCAAatgcaacaacaacaacataaTACATTTGATGCTCGATGGCCAAAAGAAGATGCTCTCTCAAGGATGTATGCAACTGCTTCACGAAGGCGTGCTCAAGGTGATAACTCGCCTTCTTTTCTCATCGATGGTCGTTGA
- the cla-1 gene encoding Protein clarinet (Confirmed by transcript evidence) has protein sequence MGRRKLPSIPPNSSAFPPPTSVTTNVISTDTSMPSTSSGPAPTYVDDYNVTLPSDPIVAESLLKGGSLTRRHQHQQQHQAPVYITSSASRPPSAAGSNIFQESRPTSSLSMYQNDVILSRPGSAASNYTTASTINPTILAGASYSSKASSHIRQPVSVRSPRAQTGTTQTTAASGSASNSIRPSIGSSSVTTRVPNTLARVLLKKELKDVLIQRKQRLEATEIEANQRHYKVQKMLITGLLPEKPEDDIPNIVKCDLPADLVRGVHISMQPPSPAVSAFSPRRYHHPTSVASHQSHPSTFKHMSKSIACQADELPPVKPMISLRTQLDMERRPQLMTYVGKRSAETQTELANYESITPTVRYGSIPRSSRERTASRRYREQQQQIYNQMPQNHNDLLEITKKYFEDYDRQLREFGERARRHSRRRFDFHDDDDQDDMRKNQVMHELARRKERMCASCEILSTTDPIRTALNPNVPMSSDYSSHVPHYGSLPRIDYPRGTRSDVRDFTYRQQHLPQQPPTNYSYNYGSLPRNFERGFSDLPPIEIENEQSFGAPPRHRSNLGYESTSMFNLSDPVYLGYDSIPMVQHQQPRVYDQIPSGYAQDTTNLNSLNQGVRGSDMVSQYASYLNSQFQSGLQQSAQLPQPMIPITRYDAPMSDPYVSSRSRLVDQMNQGYNSNQYHHHSTLLAPKSAQMTHIAPTYNQLAQQQGIPMQNTQMDPLMMSSGRIPSSSSQVYSRNEMNYGSRPAQSSLFEYGNRRQYGAAPPPTYDVPNVSSASDWRTTQQQGLIQQMPMQMQQQQHNTFDARWPKEDALSRMYATASRRRAQETALTSSNKISTGSRSYARRPIRPSSYRNPEATNSMPDRHVARRTAENSRYDVKRILLTRSYKHHNIYNDLGVRVVGGKRQMNGELSAYVSQLHSTANNQTLGQIKIGDEVVEWNGILLRGKTFEEVERIVNKSHGEIEMVIRTYKNPSSGVYDTLPLNRNTMRDDLSPDRVPPVPMHRINGINNNSVLHHHTLSDSSCHGHIQVSLGYDGNSRLVAKIIRARGLKSRDQSRSAPNPFVKVYLLPGRKVSHKRRTRFVDSSCAPEWNQVLEYQVAPHTLNTMFLEFTVCDYQRDVDDLPLGNVQIPLADKSAINTGPRWYPLQGSYDQPIPQHYMNGTSLSQIPSIAAASKHSAAVHNHHNHNYSEVPPSILYPKGGVGTRHPDKPVRHATFNYNPVSLDIGYPAIN, from the exons ATGGGCCGCCGAAAACTTCCATCTATTCCACCTAATTCGTCGGCGTTCCCACCGCCAACATCAGTCACTACAAATGTCATTTCAACGGATACGTCAATGCCTTCCACATCATCTGGTCCAGCTCCAACATACGTTGATGACTATAACGTAACACTGCCTTCTGATCCAATTGTAGCTGAATCTTTACTGAAAGGAGGATCATTGACAAGAAGACATCAACACCAGCAACAACATCAAGCTCCTGTTTATATAACATCGTCTGCAAGTCGTCCACCATCAGCAGCTGGAAGTAATATATTCCAAGAGAGTCGTCCAACTTCCTCGCTCTCAATGTATCAAAACGATGTTATTTTGTCAAGGCCTGGATCAGCAGCAAGTAATTACACTACTGCTTCAACTATCAATCCAACGATATTAGCTGGTGCTTCGTATTCTTCAAAGGCATCTAGTCATATCAGGCAACCAGTATCAGTTCGATCACCACGAGCTCAAACTGGAACAACTCAAACCACTGCAGCTTCCGGTTCTGCTTCAAATTCAATTCGACCATCAATCGGAAGCTCGTCTGTGACAACACGAGTTCCAAACACATTGGCCAGAGTCTTGTTGAAAAAAGAGCTGAAAGATGTGCTGATTCAAAGAAAACAACGTTTGGAAGCTACTGAAATTGAAGCAAACCAACGACATTACAAAGTTCAAAAGATGCTGATAACAGGATTACTACCTGAGAAACCTGAAGATGATATTCCGAACATCGTCAAATGTGATCTTCCGGCAGATTTAGTACGTGGTGTCCATATATCAATGCAGCCACCATCTCCTGCTGTATCTGCATTTTCTCCGAGAAGGTATCACCATCCAACATCAGTAGCATCACATCAATCACATCCATCAACGTTCAAGCACATGTCCAAAAGCATTGCTTGTCAGGCAGATGAACTTCCACCAGTCAAGCCAATGATATCACTTCGAACTCAATTGGATATGGAAAGAAGACCACAATTAATGACGTATGTTGGAAAAAGAAGTGCAGAGACTCAAACAGAATTGGCAAATTATGAATCAATTACACCAACTGTTCGATATGGTTCAATTCCAAGAAGTAGTCGTGAAAGAACTGCATCTCGTCGATATCGAGAACAACAACAACAGATTTACAATCAGATGCCTCAAAATCACAATGATTTGTTGGAAATCACGAAGAAATACTTCGAAGATTACGATCGTCAACTTCGAGAATTCGGTGAACGAGCCCGGCGACATTCACGACGAAGATTCGATTTTCATGATGATGACGATCAAGATGATATGAGAAAGAATCAAGTTATGCATGAGTTGGCTCGACGAAAAGAACGAATGTGTGCAAGTTGTGAAATACTTTCAACTACTGATCCAATTAGAACAGCTTTAAATCCAAATGTTCCAATGTCATCAGACTACAGTAGTCATGTTCCACATTACGGTTCTCTTCCAAGAATCGATTATCCTCGAGGTACAAGATCAGATGTTCGAGACTTTACATATCGTCAGCAACATCTTCCACAGCAACCACCAACAAATTACTCCTACAATTATGGCTCATTACCGAGAAACTTTGAACGAGGTTTCAGTGATCTTCCtccaattgaaattgaaaacgaaCAGTCGTTTGGAGCACCGCCGCGTCATCGTTCAAATCTGGGATACGAGTCAACTTCCATGTTTAATCTCTCAGATCCAGTCTATCTTGGATATGATTCAATTCCGATGGTTCAACACCAACAACCAAGGGTATATGATCAAATTCCAAGTGGTTATGCTCAGGACACAACTAACCTGAACAGCTTAAATCAAGGAGTACGTGGAAGTGATATGGTTAGTCAATATGCAAGTTATCTCAACTCTCAATTCCAATCTGGTCTTCAACAATCTGCTCAACTTCCTCAACCAATGATTCCGATTACAAGATATGATGCACCGATGTCCGATCCTTACGTGTCGAGTAGATCTCGTCTTGTGGATCAGATGAATCAAGGTTACAACTCCAATCAATATCATCATCATTCCACACTGCTCGCACCAAAATCTGCTCAAATGACTCATATTGCTCCAACCTATAATCAACTTGCTCAACAACAAGGAATACCGATGCAAAACACTCAAATGGATCCATTGATGATGTCTTCAGGTAGAATTCCATCTTCTTCGTCGCAAGTCTACTCAAGAAATGAGATGAACTACGGAAGTCGTCCAGCTCAGAGTAGTTTATTCGAATATGGAAATCGCCGACAGTATGGAGCCGCACCACCTCCAACATATGATGTTCCAAATGTATCAAGTGCCTCGGATTGGAGAACAACTCAACAACAAGGATTAATACAACAAATGCCGATGCAAatgcaacaacaacaacataaTACATTTGATGCTCGATGGCCAAAAGAAGATGCTCTCTCAAGGATGTATGCAACTGCTTCACGAAGGCGTGCTCAAG aaactgcTCTCACCTCGTCAAATAAAATAAGCACAGGCTCACGTAGCTATGCACGTCGTCCGATTCGTCCCTCCTCTTACCGTAATCCAGAAGCCACTAACTCAATGCCAGATCGACACGTGGCAAGGAGAACTGCTGAAAATAGTAGATATGATGTGAAAAGAATTCTATTGACTCGCAGTTACAAGCATCACAATATCTACAATG ATCTCGGAGTCCGAGTTGTTGGTGGAAAACGACAGATGAATGGAGAACTCAGTGCGTATGTATCTCAATTGCATAGCACCGCAAATAATCAGACTCTGGgacaaattaaaattg GCGACGAGGTCGTTGAATGGAACGGTATTCTCCTTCGAGGAAAGACATTTGAAGAGGTGGAACGAATTGTGAACAAGAGTCATGGGGAAATTGAAATGGTTATTCGAAC ttacaAGAATCCATCATCTGGAGTGTATGATACACTTCCATTGAACCGTAATACTATGAGAGATGACTTGTCACCTGATCGTGTTCCACCAGTTCCAATGCATCGTATTAATGGAATTAATAACAATAGTGTACTCCATCATCACACTCTTTCCGATTCTTCATGTCATGGCCACATTCAAGTTTCTCTTGGTTACGATGGAAATTCTCGTCTTGTCGCCAAAATCATTCGAGCAAGAGGATTGAAATCTCGTGATCAATCTCGAAGTGCTCCTAATCCATTTGTTAAAGTGTATCTTCTTCCTGGAAGAAA AGTATCTCATAAACGAAGAACTCGCTTTGTTGACTCCTCTTGTGCTCCTGAATGGAATCAAGTACTTGAATATCAAGTAGCTCCACATACCCTTAATACAATGTTCCTTGAATTTACTGTATGTGATTATCAACGAGATGTTGATGATCTTCCGTTgggaaatgttcaaattccACTTGCTG ataagtCTGCAATCAACACTGGTCCTCGATGGTACCCACTTCAAGGATCCTACGATCAACCGATTCCTCAGCATTACATGAATGGAACCTCGTTATCTCAAATTCCATCAATCGCCGCAGCTTCCAAGCATTCTGCAGCCGTACACAACCATCATAATCATAATTATTCTGAAGTTCCTCCATCAATTCTTTATCCGAAAGGAGGTGTCGGCACACGTCATCCAGACAAACCAGTCCGACATGCAACATTCAACTATAATCCAG tgtcacTGGACATCGGCTACCCTGCAATAAACTGA